The genomic stretch TTTTTCACTATTATGACAgctgaaaataaaagtgatggTTGCACATtacctttctttccttcctcagTGTAGGTAAATATGAGTGTATTAACAAAATATTATTCAAGAAACCACATTTCCAGACTGCTTTGCATAACTGACATAAGACAGACTTGCTAAAGCAGCTGTCACCACATtgtataacattatatataagtCAATGGATCGCAAACTACTCATAACAGAAATCAGCACCCGTTTTGAATATACGCTGCATAgtttaaacagagaaaaacatcagGCTCCTTTATGGCCATTATTACTGCAGCCTTCCAGAGGCCAAGGTCACCTCCATCCATCGGCAAGTCAAGATGCACCGTCTTTGCCACAATAGGTTCAGTCCACAGCCTTTTAAGTGGCCATTGCCTTGCTTGTGTCCTTCTTCTGGGAGACGGTTCAATACAGTGGTAAATCAGAGTAATAGTCTAATTATGCTTCTCCTTGTAGCCAAGGTCAGCGATATAGCTAAGACATCTTAAAGCCAAGCCCAACACGGTCATATTAAACTTATGAAAGGAGTCTGAACTGGGCTAAGAGGACGAGTTCAAAGGAAATGCTTTAGATTTCACGACAAGTAAGAAAACGGGTAGTGAGCAATCAGCAAATATACATTACTTTTGTGCAATGATGCAGTAGAGCTACTGATGTGTTAAAGTGGACGTAATAAAAACAGATATGGTGCTTCACATCATGCCTCATTCTTGCAGTCGGACTTCATGAATAATGCAGAGGAAGCATAGAGTGAGCTTTTGCAGCATACCAACCAAACAATCAATATCATTACTACTGCTGACAGAGGTTTTACATAGCTGTGGATTAGAAATAACatgctgctcttttttttttcttcctctctttaaaCCCCTTGAAGGCACAATCTATGACGCAAGTGTGGCTGagcaatgaaaacaatgaaaacacaggATTGGAATCTGCCTTTACTCTCAAAGTGACTCAAATTTTCACATATACCTGATAGTAGTACATCACATGTCTTACAGCTGGACCTACTGCATGAACTACTTCTAATTATCATATTCACCTATTTTAAAACACAGTGCAGTGGACAAAAAGGCAGCCTTTCCCAGCAAAGAACTCCATTCATGGATCGGGTCAAAATCAGACTTTGGTACAATTGCGTTGACTGCCTCCACTTTGCTGACTCCTAAGTATTTGGTATTAAGATTGTATATTAGACTCAGACAATCAATTGTGCTCGACTCTTACCTATTAACTTAACATGATAAACAGGTTAACGTAACTAACGTAAAACCAAGCAATCATCAAATTCCTGTCCACAACTACACACACCACCAAACAACGAAATATAAGGGTGTAATGTTAACTAGACCTGTATCGAAAATAACTGTAGTAACCTTATGTTAAGCATCTTCACGTGCGATCCAAATCAATAATTGATAACATACGGTAGCTAGTTACAATGTAGCTAGCTCGCTAACCGCAAATGTAACCGTTACGTACGGAGCTTCACTCGCAGAATAAACAAGGAAACTTTTACCTAACGTTCACGATAAAGTCGTGTTTGCTAAGCATCACAACTGTGTGTTATGTTAGCTAAAATTAAGTTGTTATGGATGACTTGCGTTTTCCAGTTTGTTGACTGCGTTTTTCACGATAATGAGTTAGCCAAGTTAGCATTGTAGTTACGTGAACGGCTAACGTTAAAGTATATGAACACTAGACAGGTTTAGTAAGCGTTTACCTTTATTCTGTGTGATTTAACAAGATGCATGTTCAATGCAGGTGTGTTGGGGAGAATCTTGCCACATCCTTCCACGGTGCAGAGGATGTTCGTCCTTACTTCTTTGGTCAGCTCCGTGATGGTAGGTTTTATTATTTCCCGTGACTGCGACAGAGACTCTTCATGACATTTCGGACTGTCTTTAGTAGCGTTATCTCTGTTATTCGCCTTACTTGTCGCAGAGTCAGCCATGTTTCTATGTTGACAGTCTTGCGTTCGGCACTgagcttcagcagcagcattgaATGAACATTGTCATGTCGACCCTGAGCTTTGCCTGAAAGGCTGCTTCGCCACCTTACACGATTTGGACGGCTTAGACGAGAAGTGTCCAGCTGCGGCCTTGCTGACGGTATAAACCACGCCCACTACAATTTGTTAGCAGCCAATGAGGAGAAGTAACGCAGCGACAGTCCCAGCCTCCTGCAAAACACGCCCATTTGTAAACGACGCTGCTAGTGGCTGAGGAAGAAAAATAGACCAACaatatattgaaaatgtttttagatgTAGCAATTCTAGCTACTATTAAGCAGACATAATGCAAAAAAACCTATGAACTGTGAGCCTAACTGCTAATATATATTTGGCTGGGAAAGTTGAACTTATGTCACAtccaatataataatattgtattccCTAAATTAATGAATATAGAAATATTTGAATTCAATACAGGAAAAGTAAATTTAAGTTaaagccattttgtttttttactttgggGTGGTATCACAGATCTACTGGGTAGTGTAGTTGTGTTGAGAAGGAATCTCCTCTCTCAGTATGGACAGGAGAAACCAACAACTTCAATTTACATAAAAAGGTaatttgtgtattgttttaagacctgaacaaatgtgaatttatcctttaaaaatgttttcgcACAGACCGCAGAGTTTAAATTAACCAGGACTGTACATTTATGAGGGGCTAGATTACTGAAGTTATCTTTCACATGCCGATAATCCACGACAGTTTTGTAACACTAGAGATGAAAAATGCTGAAAAAACATGGAATGATCACTAGTGTGTGAGATGAAATGACATGAGGacaaaagttacaaacttcaTACAACATATTAGAAATCctgctttttttattcaatttggACATATAATATTTCATGGCAATAAAATTCTTCCacttaaacacaaataaaaataagataaattGACAATTATCTATCGTCAACTACTGGGATATTTGCAACTGTAAGAacataaaaaaaggtaaaataattGCTACTGACATTGCGAGAGCCATGGCTCTAGAACAGGAAGATCGATGAAAGAATGGTAAAAGCAATGGGTGGATCAGACATGTCAGAACACGCTGAGACTCCTTTAAAACAAGGGCCTGTCATCCATTAGTTCTGTGGTTGGTCCGTTTTTGAGGAGGGTCCAGGGCCATTGTCTGTGATGACAAAATAATTCCTTCCTTTTAGGGGGATAGATGAGAGCAGAGGTGTGACAGGGGTGGAGGCAATtcctgtaaaatatataaaaattactTAAATGAGTTAAACTGAcgtcagaaaaaaaaaagcactttgaatACACTGATTAACATATTCATGAGAAATTATGTTGTAAGAGCATTACAATGGGAAGATTTCCTTTAGCGGATGTATATGCGTGTGCGCCCTCTTGTGGTCATTTATGGAATTGTTAGAATTGTTAGAATTGTAAATCATTCAATATTGTTTACTGTTTTACAATGAGAGTATAATTTCCTTTGTAAAACACACATGGCTGTGGCTGACACATTCTTGGTACCTGAAGATGCACAGTTTCTGAGTGACTCTAGGAGGTTTGTGCTTGCAAACTTGACAACACATTTGAAGGGCTCCTCTCGCTCTGTCATGGTTTTGTTGGTTTGGTCTCTGAATTTTGTCTCCAGCTGAGTAAAGATCACAAAACGTATATCAGATGATCACATCACAGAGTGATACCAGAAAAACGTTAACTGATATTGTGAGACAGCAAGCTATGCCCGTTGTTTTGTTGACTTTGATACCCAACCCAACTATTAAAACTGAAACTcaatattttacaaacacaAGCATGCCTCGGGATACCTTGTAAACGGCAGACTGTAGCTGAGGTAACATCCCACCACCGAAGGCCTCACAGGCCATCTGAAGTCTGTTTGCTGCAGGCTCAGCTTGTTCTCTTCCTATGTGTGGGTCTGTAAATAGAAAGAAatcccaaaaaataaaaatcacaattCAGGATTCTACCATAAGTACACATCGGCCAAATACATTAAGCTAAACAAACACCGTTGAAGTATGTGCAACatcatatacaaatattaaagtaTCTTAAAGTAAACATTTGGTAAACATACTTGAGACTGTTGGATTATGTTCTGTAAGAGGGCTGGGATACTTGGTGGGAAACACctagaaacaaacaaaagtcaagTCCACCACAAAAACTAAATTCACAACAGACAGTTCAATCTTTTTGTAAATGATCTTCCATAGTTGGGCTTTTCATAAGAAAACTTATTATAACCCTTGTTGGGGGTTAACACAAAGCGTCCTTTAAGTTCAGTGGCTCCCTCAACATATACTGTGACATTGTgtaatcaaaaacattttgttgccGTAACATCCAAGAGATGGTActgtaatgaaatgaaaattcTGACCATATCCAATCAGTTAGACAACTTGTAAGGTTACAGCAAGCCTCTTAAACTTTATCATCTAAACTACATTTGACAGTGATAAtattgtatacacacacacacacacaaaaaaatctGTGCAAAGGTcaaacttgacttgacttgacttgactcgAGGTCAATAAGATAATAAAGACAAGTTAACTGCAAAATCTGAAACTCTTCGGTCCATAATGGCAGAGTTCTGTGACaggacaaaatacaaaaacactctGATGCTTATGAGCAATGTTTGATTAAGTGGGGAAGACGGTGCATACAGAGctttgaatgttgtgtgtgtgtagttagaAATGGTTTACCTGTTGATATTGCCTCATCATCAGGTCCCTAATAGCAGTGAGTTTCCGTCCACTTAGGTTAGCATCCTTGATAGCTTGATGTCTGGTGGACAGAACCAAGGCCTGCAAAGTACATCACTCTCTTAGAATATACTGGCAACCTGGCAACTGTACAAACAATGTCATGGATTGAATATGAAACTCAATGCTTACTTGGGATAACAGGGGCTTTTGCTTTGCGGTCAGGCTGGTCACAAAGACATAAGGGGTTTGAAGATGGTGAACAACATATGTTGGTTTAAGATGGTTGGGCCGAGAGAAGGCGTCTCCCCATGCAATCCTAATCCATACAGCTTCATCTGTGTGCTTCTTCATTTTAACAGACACCTTGAATGCAATGTCAAAAGCAGACTTTTAATATTAGGATGTTGAACATAGATGTCTTTCAATGATGCAACTATATCATTAATAAGAGTTTTGTGTGACGAGGAATAAATGGCTTACTTGTCTCACAAGCTCTCTGATGTGAGATTTAAATTGTTCCTTGAACTGCGTCAACTCTACAGATTGAGCATCATCTGGAAAACAGAGCAATTTATAAGAACCATTAAATGGACAATATGGGTTTGACTAGTAAACTTAACTTCATTTCATAATAGTGTTTCATTCCCCGAAACTAATAGATACAGAATATGTGTGTGACACAACCATAGAGTCCAAAAATATTACTttagaaatgaaaaacacatgatGACCCAGATTCCAGCAGgttaattgactaattgattaaagTTACCACACTTTCAATCACAAAGACATTTCTGATTCCACAAGCAGCTGTTTTGTTTCGTTAGAATACAAAACTGCAGACTTCCACCACTTAATGGTACAAGTGTTTTTAACATACCTTCAGGGTCCATGAGCTGGAAGGTATGCCACATTCCTTGGTTTGGATTGTCAATGATATCTAGAGACAATGACACAACGGGACACAAGAAGCATTATTGGATTGGCATGGTATGATGAACGTTAGCTAGGTTGCCTTGGCATTACTCTCgtctaaatgaaaaaataagttAACTTTACTTACATATCATCTCGAGTTCTGTGAGGTGTTTAACTTCCAACTCATTTTCCTGTACAGATAACAAGGGAGGTTAAAACGATAGGAAATCCACACCAAGTCTAGCACGATACAAATTAAATAGATTCCTATGCATATGTTCATCTTCAGTGGCATTACTGGTAACACTAAACGCTAAGGTTGTGTACATTACAATGATAGAGAGAACGTGCCGTTTGTTACGTTAACTACCAGGTTGTCTGTTTTTTAAgctgtatatttaaaaacaccaaattaTATTTTAGAAAAGTTGCCGCTTACCTCGCAAATAGCGATCAGTTTTTCCGTTAACGCCCATTTTGACTGAGTCAAATTCATGGACTTTAGCTGTACCTCAGTCAAACGGCCCCACTTGCCCAGCGTTGTTCTTAGCATTTTAATCGGTATCCGTGACATGAGTCGCTGTATTAAGCGTTTGTTAGATGTATCCATGCTTTCCTCAGATAGTAATGATATATATTTTAGCAGTTGTATCGGATAGTGTTTGAGTTGATTTAAACCGTTGGCTCTTTCCAGCTTGTACGGCGGCAGTAGTACAATTCTAAACAAACCGCCTACCAAAGACAACACGAATTGACCAATCAGATATTACCCGGATATTACCCGGATATTACGCAGTCTCTTTAGCGCCCTCTATTGTTTTGGAGTGGTATAACTTCTAACACCGTACAGTCTATGGTTGCTGCCATTCCATTAATGGAAGGAGATAAGAAGATAAGACAAAGTTGTGAAACACAAATGCGTTTTCATTCTTTGTACTTTTCAGCAGTCTTTgattttattgtaaaacattgGATAATTTGAACAGTTATTTAAGTGAAACCATTTGAGGGGTTTATATGGGAAATCATTTTTCTTCATCAATCTTAATGAAAAGTAACTTGTAAACATAGATTTCAAATACATGTAGCGGAGCAAAAAGTACACAATTTCCCTCTGGAAGATATACTGTGCCCAGGACACTACCCTTTATATTTTACCATTGCAGATGTAGCCTATATGAATATTATTGTATGTTGTTGGATAGAGCATCTTTGGTTAATCATAAGCAACAACGGAAGTACGTCACGGGGAAACATCTAGTTTCTCATGTAAACTTCCGTCATCAAATGTCCCGCCTTTAATAAGAAGAACGCATGCCATTGGTGGATTGAGAAAACACGCTGACGCTGATTCGCTGTTTCCCGTGGTTCGTTACCAAACAGTTACGAAAGCTAAAAGTGTTGTAGCAGACTGCATGTCCTACAGGTCCTTGATTTTTGTAGGTTACAGTCATGTTAGTTATTTACAATAGTACAATATCTATCTGAAATTGTAGAGGAATTATAGTAATCTGCGTTGTTTTACGGAAGACCGAAACCCTACCTTGTTGTACAGTGGTTGAACGGATTTATGCTGTGATACAAACGTTAACGGAGACCTCGCAGTTAGCTAACGTGACATTTCACCAAGGTTTGCTGGAAAACGTCTCAGATGATACAGCCTCCCCACTGGTAAGTATCATTGTTACCTACAGCCGGCAGTGCACAGTGTAATTAAATATCTTATCATTAACTAGTAGATCTAGTATGTGTAAGAACAGTTAGCCAATATGTTACAATTCTAAAACTCAACTCGGTGACAAAACACCTCATAGTCTGTTAAAGCGA from Cottoperca gobio chromosome 3, fCotGob3.1, whole genome shotgun sequence encodes the following:
- the cenpn gene encoding centromere protein N isoform X2, with amino-acid sequence MDTSNKRLIQRLMSRIPIKMLRTTLGKWGRLTEVQLKSMNLTQSKWALTEKLIAICEENELEVKHLTELEMIYIIDNPNQGMWHTFQLMDPEDDAQSVELTQFKEQFKSHIRELVRQVSVKMKKHTDEAVWIRIAWGDAFSRPNHLKPTYVVHHLQTPYVFVTSLTAKQKPLLSQALVLSTRHQAIKDANLSGRKLTAIRDLMMRQYQQVFPTKYPSPLTEHNPTVSNPHIGREQAEPAANRLQMACEAFGGGMLPQLQSAVYKLETKFRDQTNKTMTEREEPFKCVVKFASTNLLESLRNCASSGRNYFVITDNGPGPSSKTDQPQN
- the cenpn gene encoding centromere protein N isoform X1 is translated as MDTSNKRLIQRLMSRIPIKMLRTTLGKWGRLTEVQLKSMNLTQSKWALTEKLIAICEENELEVKHLTELEMIYIIDNPNQGMWHTFQLMDPEDDAQSVELTQFKEQFKSHIRELVRQVSVKMKKHTDEAVWIRIAWGDAFSRPNHLKPTYVVHHLQTPYVFVTSLTAKQKPLLSQALVLSTRHQAIKDANLSGRKLTAIRDLMMRQYQQVFPTKYPSPLTEHNPTVSNPHIGREQAEPAANRLQMACEAFGGGMLPQLQSAVYKLETKFRDQTNKTMTEREEPFKCVVKFASTNLLESLRNCASSGIASTPVTPLLSSIPLKGRNYFVITDNGPGPSSKTDQPQN